TGATTTTCTGCGGATAGAGCTGGGCGAGGCCCGGCATGCGCTTTTCATCGCCAGACTGCATAAACTCGGGCTGGCACCGCACGATTATCTGTTGCTACCGGTTCACCCTTGGCAATGGCGCGAGAAAATCGCAACCGAGTTATTCCCGCTACTGCAGCGCCGGGAACTGGTTTTGCTGGGAGAAGGGGAAGACGTATACCGACCGTTGCAATCTATCCGCTCGCTTGCTAACGCCAGCCGGCCAAAAGCTGCCCATGTCAAGTTGCCAATCGGCATCATCAACACCTCGGCCGACCGCATCCTGTCATGTCATAACGTTCAAAACGCGCCGGCAGTGTCGGACTGGCTGAGCGACATCCGGCAAAGCGATGCAACGTTGCGTGAAAGCGGTCTGATCTTCCTGCGCGAAGTGGCCGGCATCACCTATCGCAACCTGGAGCTGCCACTATTCCTGCAAATGCGGCAGTACGGCATGCTGGGCGCAGTGTGGCGGGAAAACGTCGACGGCCATCTACATGAAGACGAAGCAGCCGCACCTTTTTCCGGTCTGTGCCAATGCGAAGCAGACGGCCAGCCTTTCATCGCCCCGTGGGTCGAGCGCTACGGTCTTTCATGCTGGATGGATGCATTGCTGAGCGCATCGCTGCCACCCCTCATTCATCTACTGTACGCACACGGCATTGGCATGGAGGCGCATGCGCAGAACATCGTGTTGATTCACCGCAAGGGTTTACCTTGTCGGATTGCGCTGAAAGATTTACCCGGCGGCCTGCGCTTCGCGCGGAGCTATCTGGCGCAACCGGAGCGGTGCCCGCCGTTGGTGCCGACTCCATCGTTTCGCAAACAAGTCAACGCCACCGCCGGCATGGAGGCTAACAGGCCGAACGAGATACTCGACTATTTTCAAGATGCGGTGTTTTTCATCAATTTCGGCGAACTTTCGTTGTTC
This sequence is a window from Methylomonas methanica MC09. Protein-coding genes within it:
- a CDS encoding IucA/IucC family protein encodes the protein MSTENMTTHGEIGAGLSASWDIFAEALSSPHYQLAQRRILRQLVEALLFERLLIPTTSPYDQGRVYFHIPALTREGQSIGYCCHGRVSGSFGRIRLDDTPLLRIGADGTRPVASLEEFLIEVGPTLGSDEDLLARFLRELQQTLLKDTLSRHLRRPGTPQRGLTALEGQLLDGHPYHPCYKSRVGFDPLDNLAYGPEFEPSIRLLWLALRRGSATLTICRDIDIDDFLRIELGEARHALFIARLHKLGLAPHDYLLLPVHPWQWREKIATELFPLLQRRELVLLGEGEDVYRPLQSIRSLANASRPKAAHVKLPIGIINTSADRILSCHNVQNAPAVSDWLSDIRQSDATLRESGLIFLREVAGITYRNLELPLFLQMRQYGMLGAVWRENVDGHLHEDEAAAPFSGLCQCEADGQPFIAPWVERYGLSCWMDALLSASLPPLIHLLYAHGIGMEAHAQNIVLIHRKGLPCRIALKDLPGGLRFARSYLAQPERCPPLVPTPSFRKQVNATAGMEANRPNEILDYFQDAVFFINFGELSLFLRQHYGLTEADFWARIAACIFAYQSRHPELASRFASFDLFAPTILIEQLAKRRLFPETEARLQAVPNPLHRHRQQAGKTAA